The Sabethes cyaneus chromosome 3, idSabCyanKW18_F2, whole genome shotgun sequence DNA window GATTATACCAACAGAAGCAGCACGACTTAGTAGCTTAACGGTTCACTCCTTTGTAGGAAATCGCAAATTGGTTAGAAGCTTGGTTCAATGCAAAACACGAATAATATTTATTCTAAACGCTGAAGAAGCTAATAGGAACTCTGGACCAGCCGCAGATTGAGGATTATTTAAGCGTACGAGGCGTGGAGTGGAAATTCATTCCACCTGGTGCTCCCCATTTTGGAGGTTACTAGGAGCGTTTGGTTCGCTCCGTAAAGTGTGCGTAAAGTCTTCGTGCGATGCTTCGTGAAAATCATCCAACGGATTTAGTGCTGCGAACTGCTTTGTGTGAGGTGATGAATATCATCAGCAATCGACCGCTGACACCTCGTCCCAGATGATCCCCTGGAACCTGAACCGTTATCGCCAAATATGTTGCTGCTAGGTAGAAATAACTCCATCCAGGTTGACCACGAGTTTGATGAGCAGGAGCAGAATTGTCGCGCAGCCTGCAAGCATTCTCAAATTTATGCTGACCGTTTTTGGCGTAGATGGGTGGCTGAGTATCGTACCGAGTTAATTAGGAGTCGCAAATGACCTGACAATAGGAAATACCAGGAATAGTGTGTCGGCGATCTGGTAATGTTGGTGGACGAGTCTTTGCACCGTTGAAACTGGCCAAAGGGGTTAGTTGAAAAAGTACATTATGGACCAGATGAAAAGTTGAGAACAGTTTCCGTGAAAACAGCGAAATCAACATATATAAGACCAGTAAGTAAAGTTGTGTTGCTGCAAGCCATCAGTTCGGTTCCTGGTTTGGTTTGGATAATGTTGGCGACACTGGTACGTAAAATGTAAACGTTCCCATGCCGGCGCCGAAACAACAGGTTTCCTTGGCAACGGAAGTTGTTTGGTGATCGCAGTAggcgaaatgaaaatttttccacATTTTCGAACAATCTGAAGCCTGGAAAAGAAGCAGTTTTCTCAAGCTCGTGACttcttttaagttttttatttcAACATCTGCAAATAGTTAAACATAAATTATAGGATagtttaaattgtttaaattatttCGGTAAGAAGTAGTGTGCTGTTGATTTCAAGTTGTGACCTTGAAGTTCCCCAGCAAATAACGGTAGAATCGAACTTCTTCCGCAGGTGAGCATTGCCTTGGACATTTGCGACCAGGCAAAGGCTACAGTAACCGTTTTTGCCATCTTGCTCCACCACTTTTCCATTTACCCTGTTTTTTGTGTGGATCTGCCACAATTATTCATGTTGCCTTTGATAATTTCCCAATATCTGTCGATGGGATGAAAACCCGGCAATTTAgtggattgatagtttttttcaaTGAAATCGATCTTGTTCTCCTGATACCACTTGACGACATTCCGGCGGTAATGGCAACTTGCCAAGTCCAGAACTTTACCGGACCGTTGTGTGGTCGAATGAATGGCAAAGTCCTGTTCTGAAGACACATCCAGACTCCTCCTTGTAAACCTTGCCATTCATTGTTGCCCAGTGATGAGAACCTTTGTCTTCTCTCCACAACTACAGATCCCTTACCAAATCATCTTACTTACGGGCAAATTTATCCGCGTAAACAAATTTTATTCTACCCGCAACACCCCCTTTACGCTTGAGAAGGTAAAATTAGTTGCTGGGTAATGGTGCGAAATCCATTTTTGCGtatgtttcatcgtccatcaaaatGCATCCTTTGATACTTGGTCAACACTTGCTCGTACAGCGTCCTTGCACGGGTTTTAGCAACCAGGTTTTGTTTCAGCGTCCTGTTTGGGTGTTTGCTGGCATGATACGACCACAAGTCTTCTCGCATACAAATTCGCCGAACTGTACTGTGGCTCTCCGTGAACTTTTTCGCCAAATCCCGCAAAGAAGTCCCAGGCTTGCTATGGACTGCTTGAATCACCTTTACTCGTAGATCCCGGTCATATGTTCCGCCTCTACGCCTGATTGGGGTCCGCCCGATCCAATGTAAGGGTCTCCCGGTAACGTTTGAGTACGATATTTTACAGCCAATttgatagactaatctcaagtttttagtcttgatcttgaaatgcggtcatacatatatattaatattttttttagtccaacgcctctatggttcaaaggtacaagtaccagcgaaccacatgccctggcgggtgttgtgggctcgaatccggttataatctcagattaatgcttggttcgactcatgcaccttccagcattggacaaaagctaggagtcaaaatgactacttgtcaagcgtagctaccaatatcccccccctcTTTCCTCtccactcttcccctccttcaccaaaaaaaaatttcatttctttcccctaccgtcccttcatcaattgtagaaccatcgtttcaaaaaatattaaagcaaccgcaataagatcaGATTTGATTGATGTGCCATATTGTATTACTATGCCCTACTCATAGTAAGTTTATATGAGTTGTGTATATGAGTTGTGTAATGcaaacacaataaatttgctttattaacagttttattatggtctcATAGCTAACTATACGTAGTTTTTGACTTGCATCATCTTGGTTTTACGCAACACCATACCGCTATAGAACCTATATAGTATTCAAATAGAACCAAGCGGCTTTAGGCTTCGTTACTTGAACTAGGTTCTCTTTCAGCTAAGCTATAATCTCCCTCCGCCATCCTTCAAATTAGTCCGACAGCTGCACGAATTACTTCGAAGGTACAAGCTATAGTTGATTCATTTGAGTATTGTATTACAAGATAAACAGCAAGAATACTTGTATTCTAGACGTGATTAAATTATTATTCTTCTGCATGACAATGCTCGACATCATGTTGCAACAGTTGTGTTTGAGAACGCTCAAGTGAGATATTTTACGGTATCCGCCGTATTCTCCGAATGTTGCTCCTTCTGCAATTACTGGTTGTTCCGACGGATGCAGCACGACTTAGTAGCACAACGGTCcgcttctttaaaaaaaatcaaaaattgactCCAAATTTGGATATTATAAGCACAAGGTTGCAACCCGAAAGATTGTGTCTGAGAGATGGCAAAAATGTGATGGAGTATACTTTAATTAATCGGTtgatttaatttgattttgaaataaataattttttgatcGAGTTTCTTTGTACTTCTAATAGATTCGTGGacgtttgtaaaacaaatacatTGTGTATGTATGCGATATGAGTTTTCCATGGTTTACTGTGATCGTATGTTCATTGCATCTGTCAAAAGTACGTGTTTTCAATAAATCAGGTGTCTGCTTGTTATAGCCACACGGAGTGTTTTGCCACGTTTTTCTTCGGTTATGTTGGTTCTTAGTGTTGGGTATATTGCAGGATCGTGTGATGGATTAGACTaggatcaacgagaggatgttacTATTGAAGATAAAGGACCGTTTTTTTACATACGGCTGGAGGCAACATAAGATAGCTGTTCGCCACGAGATATCATCGATCGTCATAGGGAATATGAATGTGAAGAAGCAGGTCTCACATTCAATGTAGTAACGACTaaatctatggtagtgaacactgacaatcataccaacttcacagtagagGAACAATAGGTTGAGCAGGTGGAAGACTTTCAATACCTTGGTAACCAGACAACGCTCGATGGGGATACCAAGACTGATACAGCCACAGGGATCAGGAAAGCCagaattatagtcactttaacagcttatgtcattcgtgacttctgcggggttgggatttgaacccgggtcctcgtcgtgagaggcgtgaatgctaaccactacgccgggactggcCCCTAAGAAAACCGGATTATTCTACTTACGAAAACtcgaattttcaactcaaatgctaaatccgtactgctgtgcaccgaaaaaattgctggtattTATTATTCGCTACCTGCGAtatattcgtgcctggtggcctgacaactgaatatccaatgaggaacccCAACGTCgccacagtgggacggattcaaaagaagacggacatcgatatttgtgacgaaactactaaagatatcaacttaCTGTCTTGTGCGATGTTTCTTCGATTTGTGAGAACTTTCTAATAGTATTGAaaaatttgggattaagggTATAACACaacaaatagaaaaaataactttttagtttcaagcttaacgtcttcgattagtaagaaacatttgtagataattttattttgagTAACTTCACTGAAGGAAGAAagtggctatctcttaagggaaaaaagttacggagcgaaactTGCGGATACCCCCTTAATATGGGTCTTTTTCACATAGCTCTTCtatttcaactcttataaacatgaaatgtCCTGCAAAGTTACAGACAGTgctaatttgcaattttttgcagaatatgtggaaactctaaaattgccggttttcaagttgtttaaattttttgcctttttttagTGCAAAATTTTAGAAGGTATTTCTTGTGCAGTAGCACaatgtagcagctgacttataatgtttttgcaatatCCACTCTTTATGTATAAGAATCTGTATAAATGACAGCGGGATCACATGGGCCAtatgagtaaactgcatttaagtttatcagttttgaagatttaaccctctaacgagaAAGACCCCCTGTGGACCTAGATCCCTTGAGCAAcgtatgaaatttgttttcaatGAACAATATAGAAAGTTTGTTTACAACCGAATTCTTGGTATTTTGGAAACAAGAtaacaacattctgaccatgcatttgagagttatcatctttcaaaaccaaGAATTCATGAGAATTTTAAAAAGATTATTacgtcatttttatttcttgAGAAAAGATCATTTGGAACACATTATTCGACCTCAACATTTTTGTAAGTTTTTTATAcgctttatttgaattttgtaatgcatttgatttaaaaaaaatatttagatatAGCGTTGGAGACATACGAATTGTGGAAAAAAGTCATTAACTCGAACGTACCTTTTTTCGATGTTACCTGCTAGAGAGTCAAAGTAAATAATATCTACCTAACAAGCCAATAGTCgcctgttcgaatctcgactggaagatCGGATCGCAGCACTttccctacaattgtcctgaGTTCTTCCAACTGGGCGTAAAGTCTGTCGTAATAAAACACAAAGGGCCTTGTTTCGAAAAGGCTATATTTTACTTTTCACCTTGGTTATGGCATTTGAgcttaaatttgtttttatgtttaagTGTATATAAGACATGTTTAGTAAAAGAAATCAACTAATTTAACGTAAAATGAGATTTGTACGACTTTAAACGTTCTCTTGTGCTGTAAAACTGATAaacttaaatgcagtttactcattTGGCCCATGAGATCCCGCTGTCATTTATACAAATCCGTATACATGAAGAGTGGATGTTccaaaaacattataagtcagctgctacattctgctactactcaaTAAATATCCCCTTCAAGTTTGcaataaaaaaagcataaaatttaCACAACTTGAAAACCGGCAATTGTGGCGTTTCCACATATtgtacaaaaatatgcaaattatcattgtctacaactttgcagaacatttcatgCTTATAGAAGTTaaaataaaagagctatgtgaAAAAACTTATATTACGGGTTATattcgctccgtaacttttttcccttaagagatagccactttctttcttcagtgaTGTTGCGCAAAATAATATTCTCTACAAATGTTTCTTACCAATCGAAGGTGTTaagtttgaaactaaaaagttattttttctacccGTTGTACTATCCCCTTAATCCCTAATCTTCAAATACTATAATAAAGTTCTTATAAAGTGaagaaactttgcagaagacaTTAAGGGTATACCTTTaatagtttcgtcacaaatatcgatgtccgtcttctttttaatccgtcccactgtgcgtcggtGTTATCTACGCctgatagcaacagaaattcaagAATGTTAGTAAAAGTGGAAACCTTGAGGAAAAGAGCGCGCGAGATGTGCCGAGTAGCACTCTGGAGTACCTAAGGACAGCGTGGAAAAGGCAGACCTAGAGGCTCAAGGCGACGCAGCTTTGCCAACGACATCCGAACTGCACaggagaacctgtcctggccaCAGGTAAAAGTCATGACCAGTGACAGgtgtaaccgtcggcagtggagatctatgattccatccctttgttctgccgaaccggTGGACATAAGTAGGTAAGTAGGTAAGAATCTGCCATGCCGAGCTAGTGGCCGGCCAAGTTTGACGAGAAGGTGAACTAAGCTCGTAAGGACTACACTGAAACCTGACATATGTAGAGACGAGATAGGAAATTTGATCACAAACCGACTGGTGAAAGCAGTTTTTCAATGAACACCTCTACGTTGAAGCTGCAGAAAGAGTCAAAACGGAAGTTAACCAAGGAATGCCCATGGAAGATTATAATGTCGCAACTCCTGATCTCCacgaagtcaaacgagaaatcagtttACTGAGGATCAACAAAGCCCCCGATAAGGACTCCCGATAATCCTGTTACACCGGCTGTCACCAACTACGAGTCAAATTATTATCATCCGTCAGATCTTGAaaaaatatcgggagtacaagatgcccacgtatcacatctttattgatttcaaagcagcattcgaAAAACTCGGTCTAAACTGGCTATAGCAGATTATGCACGAACACGCTTTTCCGGACAAacagacgcgactgatcagaactACATTGAATCGATTGATGCGCCTAGTGCGCATCTCGAGGACACTTTCGAGtttcttcgagacgcggcgagcgcttatcctgcatgctaaaTATTCATCATTCAAAAGAGAGACACTATTTTCggtaaaagtagccaactcctagggttcgcagatgactttgatatcgtaGCCGGGAACCTTATGACAGCGGAGGCAGTGATTCTAGTCTCAAGACtaggattgggcttaaaatatatgcgtcgaagatcaggcgtatgaatcacagcTGCAGGTACTGCTTGCAAAAGTCGGTAGGCTGATGTGGGCCgtacacgtcgtaaggatgtcaGTCGATATGacaatgcgacgaaaacggtcctcttcaacagccCCACCGGAACTGAAAGCAGAGGGGCTTAACGTGCAAGATGTCTGGAATAGGTTGAAACCGACAAGATTgggttgaatggagacgaacgcttggaacagcacgaaccaccccggttTTATGCTTATGGCGACGCCCACAGTTCAGATCTAAATCCAAGGATCTATGCCAAGAAATATAACAGCATTGATGAGCTTAcagtgaaaattttgaaaaggtAGGTGAATTttgaattataaattttaaaaactttgTTTTAAAGAACTGACTTCCACGTCCACATGGATTGACCAGGTTATTGAGCGTGGTCCAATTGattataaaaatttgaaaataatcaaaataatgaatcaCTACAACTTACCCTCTCACCCGTGTGCAGCCTGGTGTGCACGGACAGCGCCCGGGAATCCACAAAAGCTTTTTCGCAGTATTTGCATTTGAATGGTCGTTCTCCTGTAAGAAACCAACAATCGTTAGTGTTCATGATCAATAAACAAACTACGTTTCACGTGAATCATACCTGTGTGTCGCCGTCGGTGGATGATCAAATGAGACGAACGAGGAAACACCTTCGAGCAAAACTCGCACTGGTTCGGTCGGTCCTTGCAGTGTTGGTTCAAATGCGTTTGCAGTTCTTCCGAGGTTCCGAAAAGTTTACTGCAAACATTGCACTTGTACTCCAGCGCGGAGCCCGAACTGCTAAttccactgctgctgctgctaataGTACTACTGCcgcaactactactactactgctgctgctattACTATTACTGCTGCTAGTACTGCTATTGCTACTACTGGAACACAGGCCGGAGCTCGCTTCCAGCGGGGACGCCTGCCGCTGTTCCGTGGCTGCCTCATGTTTTTTCATGTGATGCTTCAAATTGTTGTACTGGGGAAAAGTTTTTTCACCTaaaaaaggaaatgaaaaaaaaagaataaaacacgGGCACTCAGTAGTAAGTAGACGACAGCCAATCGAAGGCCGCGGCACCGCTTCATGCTTACATATTTCACACTTGTACGGATGGATTCCGGTGTGCAATCGGTTATGAACGGTCAGTGCCGATGCGCTGGAGAAAGTTTTTTCACACTTCATAcctgaaagaaagaaaaaaaaccagaACGGGGGCCGTGAAACAAGGCGGCACAGTTTTTCgggagaaaatttgttctacatttttttaaaaaacattttaattgAAGGAACAGTTCAGTAAGCTTGGGAATGGGACTTACACTTAAGCCGACTGCCCGGCGTGTGCAGCCGGGTATGCACCGACAGGGCTCGACTGTCGACGAAGGCCTTCCCGCAGGTGTTGCACTTGAATGGCCGTTCGCCGGTGTGCCGCCGGCGGTGAATCACCAGATAGCTGCTGCCGGAGAAGTTCTTCCCGCAAATTTCGCACTGATTCGCCCGTACCCCTTCGTGGGCCCCCTTGATGTGGGCCTTCAGGTTCTTGTGGTTTCGATAGGACCGCTCGCAGATGTGACACTTGAAGGGCCGTTCCGGCTGGCCCACGTCCGGACCCTTGCTCGATGAGTCACATTTGCCCTCTTCCTCGGAGGCGGTCCGCACCGACACCAGCCCGGCGGCGCCGGTGCAGAACGGCAGTCCGACATTGCTGCTGGTGTCGATGATCGTTTCCTGGATTGGCAACTCGGTTTTGGCTTGCTCCTGGTTTGGCGATTTGGCATAGGGTTCCTGCAATTGAAAGCTACAGTTTAGTATGGACGGTTCCGACGGCCCGGGGGCATATTTACTATTGGAACAATAGCTTCATCTTCTGACATCGATGAGTAGTCTTCATCCTCGTATTTGTCGTACTGATGCAAGCTGGTAACACTAGATTCGCTACTAATTTTGGCATTTTGTATGTAGGAGCCTCCTCCTCCCACTGCTGCTCCGACCGGTCCTCCTGTGGTGGCGATTGGCTGCTGTAGATCTAAGTTTCCCAGCACGGAATAGGTTTTCGCCAGCGGGGGGAGACTCGTCTGCTGCGGTTCCATCGTAgttgtcatcgtcgtcgtcgtcgtcgtcgttgtggcCGAAGAAGAAACTCCGTCCGTTAACAATTCGCTAATACATTCACTATCCGAACCGAACGGTTCAATACTGCTGAGGTCATGTTCCAGTGGACTATCGGAAGCGGAAGCCTTCGCACCGTAGCTGGTGGCTTCCGCTAGGGCAGGACGTCCAACCTGCCCATAGAGCGTCGCAGACGCTCCGCCCACTTCTCCCGCCGTTGATTGCACGTAGTTTCTATTGCATATATCACATTTCCCTCTACCCTCTAGTCTGCTAATACTGGACTCCGTCCGAGATGTTCCGTATTCTTTCCGGCACGATTCACAGCGGTACACCTGAATGTCGGTGCTTCCGCAGCGATGCCGGTTGAAGCTAGTTTGGTTGTCGAATCCTTCGCCGCAGAACTCGCACTGAAAAACGTGATCACCGGTGGACTCCGCCGAAGTTTCCGACCCTCCGGAACCACTCAAGCTAATTCGATTAGCCTGCAGATATTCGCAGAATTCGCACTTGCATGATTGCGGTTGGGGCGTTGCTTTGGTCATCGGTTCCAGGGGCATCGCCGGCACTTGAGGTGCAACCGGCTGTTTTACATAATCGCTCGTGGTCATCGTCATCGGCGtggacgtcgtcgtcgtcgattgCTGCTGTACATGATACCGGCCACTTCCGTCGGGGGGCTTCTGTTCcgtggtgaaaataaaaaaaagagacagagaagaaaaaagcgtgataaacacatttttaatttaatttgcttCAATCTGTTCGTTCGGGGGGTGGACAACGGAGCATGGTtgattccgtttttttttcgtttcgttttgttTCGTTTGTCCAGTCAGTTAACCAGCCGGCAAGAGCGTACGAGCAGCGATGGTCACTTTCCGCTTGGGCCAAGCGAATCGAGATGGGCAAAAAAAGTGAAACGAGTTTGTTTAACAAATAAGCATGAATGaatgaagcagcagcagcagcatgatCGTGGGGCAACGTGGGGTGTGAAAAAAAAGTCAACAAATAGAGCAACAGTTtcacaggcaggcaggcagcaagAGTCGGGACTGAAAAAAATGGTCGACTTTGCGGCAATAAATGGACTACAAAGGAAGTAAATGTTACGATGGAATTGGCTTTTGTTTGAGGCTTCAACCGACCAATGAAGGTGCATGTTTGCAGCTCAGGTGGATTTACCGGATTTGGTCTTCTAAATGGGGTTAATCAAAAGGATTTTTCCTTCGCTGTTCTATAGCTATCATCTCAAGTAGGCCGTTCGCAAAGACAGCACTCACGTCGCGACGCATTTGTCACCCAAGGAAATCGTAATTCAATCAAAGCAAGCCGCTTGTCGTTTTCTTATTTAGATTCGACGTCAACATTCGACGCGCGTCGAGCTAAAGTTTCTTGTTTATGTTGagctagaaaaaaaaaacaaaatgggaCAATACGCCGCGAAGTGCCCATTGATTTCTACGGAATTTTTTCCACAATGGTCTGCCTGTTTCCATGCGAGTTCCTATAGCATCAACAAGCGCTGCGCTACCATTTAAAACGTCCGACACATTTGAGTCTGTCTACCTTCTTCAACGGGAACAGAGAGAGACGTAACACAGttcaaaagctaatatacagtcCCATTTGAATAGAAAATTCTAAATTGCCGCAGTACCTAATGGCAGGAAAAACATGTCCATTTTGGACGGAACACACGACGACGGTGTTGGTTGGTAGGAAGGAAAAAAACATCCCCCGTAGGGCCGAAGATTCGGGCTAATTGTTTcagctttttttttgctgtcctCCACGTGGACAGGCGGCAGTGGTGCCAGCTGGCCGCGAAGTctatcgaataaaaacagaacgttAAGTTTCAAAAACGAAATGTAGTACCTAGGTTTCGTTTTTTTGTAATAAGAGACGGAATTTGCATTCGATTTGCCAgctaaaataacaaataaatattGGCGTGCGTAAGGCGAAGATGTGACCTTCGCTTTGTTTGAAGTTTAAACGGCATTACGAAGCTTGGACGGTGAAGTGTATGGGGCACCAAATCTCTACATATTTGTCTTGATAAGAAGAGGAATGCTTGTCAACATGGGGACTGTATTTTTCAGGAAGTGCTTGATTAGTTGGTTTGTGCTGGATTGTTGGTTTAGTTATAATGAGCCGAACATTTGACTTTTTTACAGTATTAGGgcaattatggaaaagcaaacTTTCATTTCCTGCATTTTGATTACgccatgaataaataaattctgtTTAAACGCAAATAACTAGTAATTCTAGGAATTCTGAATAAGAATAATGTGGCTTGAGCTTGCGCTTTGGTTGCATGAAACATGGCAGTTGGGGTTTTGTCGCAGACTTCTGGTGACCAATATTGATCGTAAAACCCCGGTGGGAGTGAAGTGTTGCGCGGAATGTTGCTTGGGAACAGACCAGCAACAGATAGATATTGAGGTCAATAAGTAATGGATGTCGAAGATTTGCCCAGACATTTGGTGTACCAAGTTAGCACACTTTTGACATTTCTGGTTGTAgtaacctatttatgactgaaataagtcatatatcggttccaacaactagttttcaagaactgtgctagtagggtagacGGATGCTTCCGTCAGTATCAGGCGAGCTCTCGAGTACTTTTTCCCATCTTTTTGGCAGTACTTAAGTAAGACTATGCTAAATTTTTTCGTGCTATCCAGTAGTCAACCCATTTTTATACGACTAAAGTTCCTTTGTTGAGTGTATTAGCAGAATAagcaaacaaaggaaggaggaAAACAATTTCGTCTTTTctataataacattcaataacATCTGCTGCATTTTTAACAAATCTTTCGcacaaggaaaatttccgagcATTTGGAAGCATTCGTTCATGTTCCCGGTATTCAAATATGAAGATCGCTGAAATATCAGGAACTACCGTGGTATTACCAGTTTGTCCGCAGCGTCCAAATTACTTGCAATAATCGTGAGCGATGCTTTAATTTGTAGCCCTAAACATTACATTTCTTTTAACCAAAATGAATTCGTGGCTGGTCACTCTGTGACGACGAACCTACTAGACTTTACTTCCAATTGCATTACTGAAATGGAGCTAGTAGACGTGATATATACTGATttaaaagctgccttcgatcgcATCAATCATCGCATATTGCTTgataaaacattacgattaGGTGTTACATTCGTATTTCTGCGACAGAGTTTTACAAGTGAAACTTGGCTCGAAGGTATCGTCCCCGTTCACGAATCCatctggtgtgccacaaggcagtaacttaggaccacttttattcattttactctTCAACAACGCTACCTCTACCCTGAAAACAGGCTGCAGTTTGGTTTATGCTTGAAATCTACTTGATAATTCGTTGCATCGAAGACTGTTACCGCTTTCAACTTCTCTtagatttttgtaaattggtGCAAAGTGAATAACTTGACTATCAGCGTCTCTAAATTCGAGGTTATAACGTTCCACCGAAACAAAATTGACAACTACAAAATTgacgaattgaattgaaaaggGTTACAACGATGATTTTAAAAGCGCACTCGCCAGTtgggatttattgcaaaaattgtaCGAGACTTTGAAGACCCGCACTGCCTTGCCTAATTCGTTCCCTTCTCGAAAATGCGTACCTAATTTGGACTTCATATCAGCTCTGTTGAaaccttcgaattgaacttaGCCCCCCttaaccccccctcccctccaGTTCCCCAATGCTGTTTCataaaatttgattccatttccaATGATAGTTTTGTTTGGTTTAAACAGCTGATAATCAATAACGTCGACCTAGTCCCAGGTCGCTTGTGCCAGTATTTGGCCGAGCTGACGACGTATACGACCAGACAGAGTTCCTATGACTTTTTTCATTTAAGTTGCTGTGCCTTTTCATTACCAGCTTCCTTTTGTATCTCTTTTGAACACCACTGCATGCAATTGCTTGGAAATGGCTTGTCGGGTAACTCTTAAAATGCTAAAGTatataagggtgcggcagtagttttgtcactaaaacattcgggtatcaaccgaaagagtgtggggACGAGCCCCACCTGTaattgaacgacccaatatattttgggCTATGTACCggaattttccagttcatccaatttctCATTCTTCGCACTTcctcaatttccaaaaaagttGCTAAATCAAGCTCTTGCGTTTTGTCCGAACGCATGCGAACCGTCGTTAATATCTAAAGTACCGTGTTTGAAACAACGAAACTAATCCAGGCATGTTGTTTTACTTAGAATAGCATCTTCGCAAGAATTTTTGTTCTTTCGAAGCGCTTTAGCCGCCACTTTATTCGAATGAAAGGAGAAAGATTATCGCTGTGCAAAATCAGTAG harbors:
- the LOC128740948 gene encoding zinc finger protein 271-like, with amino-acid sequence MDNGGHLQHQLQQQQIQLSNQVALMPIQLPAQQPLPALLQQQQQQQSKCTVEQKPPDGSGRYHVQQQSTTTTSTPMTMTTSDYVKQPVAPQVPAMPLEPMTKATPQPQSCKCEFCEYLQANRISLSGSGGSETSAESTGDHVFQCEFCGEGFDNQTSFNRHRCGSTDIQVYRCESCRKEYGTSRTESSISRLEGRGKCDICNRNYVQSTAGEVGGASATLYGQVGRPALAEATSYGAKASASDSPLEHDLSSIEPFGSDSECISELLTDGVSSSATTTTTTTTMTTTMEPQQTSLPPLAKTYSVLGNLDLQQPIATTGGPVGAAVGGGGSYIQNAKISSESSVTSLHQYDKYEDEDYSSMSEDEAIVPIEPYAKSPNQEQAKTELPIQETIIDTSSNVGLPFCTGAAGLVSVRTASEEEGKCDSSSKGPDVGQPERPFKCHICERSYRNHKNLKAHIKGAHEGVRANQCEICGKNFSGSSYLVIHRRRHTGERPFKCNTCGKAFVDSRALSVHTRLHTPGSRLKCMKCEKTFSSASALTVHNRLHTGIHPYKCEICEKTFPQYNNLKHHMKKHEAATEQRQASPLEASSGLCSSSSNSSTSSSNSNSSSSSSSSCGSSTISSSSSGISSSGSALEYKCNVCSKLFGTSEELQTHLNQHCKDRPNQCEFCSKVFPRSSHLIIHRRRHTGERPFKCKYCEKAFVDSRALSVHTRLHTGERVTCDICLKTFASSSGLIVHRRIHLGIHPYKCDYCPKSFAQSTALKYHLKKHDTANLATTSDADSPDATGSVAQQNESSLEQLSDQSNPASSSTLGSPQPPQQHLLQQQQQQQQHQQPKAGHVKCQICNKFFRSAEYLARHRRTHSGERPFQCEICGKNFSTMSYLVIHRRRHTSERPYKCPHTDCVKAFVDSRALQEHSRSVHSKIRVPCETCSKTYSSVSNLIVHRRIHSGVHPFECDICGRSFAQKNALKYHLKQHVSKQETNTEPGTQP